TTACGGAACATTTCTACTCCAGTAACAGTTGTTTTAGCAGATTCTTCATTGATACCAATGATTTCTACGTCGTCCCCAACGCGAACTTGTCCACGCTCAACACGGCCTGTAGCAACTGTACCACGACCAGTGATAGAGAATACGTCCTCTACTGGCATCATGAATGGTTTGTCAGTGTCACGGTCTGGAGTTGGAACATATTCGTCCACTGCAGCCATTAATTCTAGGATTCTGTCTTCGTATTCTTCTTCACCTTCAAGTGCTTTAAGTGCAGAACCTTTAATTACTGGAATATCATCACCAGGGAAGTCATATTCAGTTAATAGATCACGAACTTCCATTTCTACTAATTCAAGTAGCTCTTCATCGTCTACCATGTCCGTTTTGTTAAGGAATACAACAATAGAAGGTACTCCAACGTTACGGGAAAGCAGGATGTGCTCACGAGTTTGTGGCATTGGGCCATCTGCAGCAGATACTACAAGGATAGCTCCGTCCATTTGAGCAGCACCAGTGATCATATTTTTAACATAGTCAGCGTGACCTGGGCAGTCAACGTGTGCATAGTGACGTGTTTCTGTTTCGTACTCTACGTGAGAAGTTGCGATTGTAATTCCGCGTTCTTTCTCTTCTGGAGCACCATCAATTTGATCGTACGCCATTGCAGTACCGTCGCCTCTTTTTGCAAGTACTGTAGTAATTGCAGCAGTTAGAGTTGTTTTACCATGGTCAACGTGACCAATTGTTCCAATGTTTACGTGACTTTTCGAGCGGTCGAATTTTTCTTTAGCCATTTATAGTTCCTCCTTTAAATATATAGCAATTTTTAGGAGCCGGGAAAATCATTAAGAAATTCCTGGCCTTTACTAAATGTTATACGTCAGATTGAAGAAAAAATCAATTATTGACCTGCATTTTTCTTGATAATTTCTTCAGTAATGCTTTTCGGTGTTTCTTCGTAGTGGTCAAAGTGCATCGTATACACACCGCGGCCTTGCGTATTTGAACGTAATGCTGTTGCATAACCGAACATTTCTGCAAGCGGTACGAATGCTTTAACAACTTGTGCAGTTCCGCGGGCTTCCATACCTTCTACGCGTCCACGACGGGATGTTACATCACCCATGATGTCTCCCATGTATTCTTCAGGGATAACAATTTCTACTCTCATCATTGGTTCAAGCAGAACCGGGTTACATTTATTTTTAGCAGCTTTCAGTGCCATAGAAGCGGCCACTTTAAACGCCATTTCGTTGGAATCGACATCGTGATAGCTTCCATCATATAGAGTAGCTTTCACATCAATTAATGGATAACCGGCAATAACACCGTTTTCCATCGCCTCTTCAATCCCTTGTTGAACAGCAGGGACATACTCACGAGGAACGACACCACCAACGATTTTATTTTGAAATTCAAATCCGGCACCTTCTTCGTTTGGCTCAAATTTAACCCAAACGTGACCGAATTGTCCACGTCCACCAGACTGACGTACGAATTTACCTTCCACTTCAGCAGAAGCACGGAATGTTTCTCTGTAAGAAACTTGCGGTGCACCTACTTGTGCGCCTACTTTAAATTCACGTTTCAGACGGTCTACGATGATATCCAGGTGAAGCTCACCCATACCAGAGATAAGTGTTTGGCCTGTTTCTACGTTTGTTTCTGTACGGAAAGTTGGATCCTCTTCCGCAAGTTTAGCAAGCGCAATAGCCATTTTGTCCTGGTCTGCTTTTGTTTCCGGCTCGATAGCAACCGAGATAACCGGTTCAGGGAATTCCATGGACTCAAGAATAACGAGATCCTTTTCGTCACATAATGTATCGCCTGTAGCAGTATCTTTTAACCCAACCGCAGCTGCAATTTCACCTGCGTAAGCAACTGAAATTTCCTGACGGGAGTTAGCGTGCATTTGCAGGATACGTCCAATACGTTCCCGTTTGTCTTTTACAGAGTTCTTTACATAAGAACCTGATTTAAGTGTACCGGAGTACACGCGGAAGAATGTTAATTTACCAACATAAGGGTCTGACATTACTTTAAAGGCTAATGCAGAAAATGGCGCTTCGTCCGTAGACGGGCGTGTTACTTCTTCGTCTGTTCCAGGAACAATACCTTCAATTGGAGGTACATCTGTTGGAGCAGGAAGATAGTCAATAACTGCATCCAGCATCAGCTGAACACCTTTATTTTTAAATGCAGAACCACAAAGAACCGGGTAGAAATCTACATTCAATGTAGCTTGACGAATAGCACTTGTGAGTTCATCATTTGAGATTTCTTCCCCTTCAAGATACTTCATCATCAACTCTTCGTCTGTTTCAGCTACCGCTTCAATCAAGCTTGCACGTAATTCTTCTGCTTGTTCTTTCAACTCAGCAGGAATTTCCACTGTTTCGGATTTTTGACCTAAATCATCTAAATATTTATGAGCTTCCATTGTGATTAAGTCAATAATTCCGCTAAATTCATCCTCAGCCCCAATAGGCATTTGGATAGGATGTGCGTTTGCACCAAGGCGCTCTTTCAATGTATTCGTTGAATACAAGAAGTCTGCACCTACTTTATCCATTTTGTTAATAAATACAATACGTGGAACACCATATGTTGTCGCTTGACGCCATACCGTTTCCGTTTGTGGTTCCACTCCGGATTGAGCATCCAGAACTGTTACCGCTCCATCAAGTACACGAAGCGAACGTTCCACCTCTACAGTGAAATCAACGTGCCCCGGTGTATCAATGATGTTAATACGATGATCATTCCAAGCAGCAGTGGTTGCAGCGGAAGTGATTGTAATTCCACGCTCTTGCTCTTGTGACATCCAGTCCATTTGGGATGCCCCTTCATGGGTTTCACCAATTTTATGAATACGTCCTGTATAGAAAAGAATACGTTCGGTAGTTGTTGTCTTACCCGCATCAATGTGCGCCATAATACCGATATTACGTGTCTTTTCCAAGGAGAACTCTCTAGCCATGTATTCTTCTCCTTCCTATAGATAGCAAATGCTTAAATTTAAATTACCAACGATAGTGAGCGAATGCTTTATTCGCTTCTGCCATTTTATGCATATCTTCTCTTCTTTTAACAGCAGCTCCTGTGTTATTAGAAGCATCAAGGATTTCATTAGCAAGACGTTCTTCCATTGTTTTTTCTCCGCGCAGACGGGAATAGTTAACAATATAACGTAATCCTAAAGCTTGACGACGTTCTGGACGAACCTCCACTGGTACTTGATAGTTTGAACCACCGACACGGCGAGCCCGAACTTCAAGGACAGGCATTACATTTTTCATTGCCTGTTCAAAAACCTCCATTGCGTTTTGACCGCTTCTTTCAGAAACTAATTCAAACGCATTATAAAGAATTTTTTGTGCTTTACCACGTTTCCCGTCAATCATGATCTGGTTGATCAGGCGCGTAACTAATTTTGAGTTATAAAGCGGATCTGGTAACACATCACGCTTTGGTACTGGACCTTTACGAGGCATTGTATATCCTCCTTTCCTTCAGATAAATGATGTCATTTATTTTTTTTGTTTTGGTTTTTTCGTTCCGTATTTAGAGCGTCCTTGTCTGCGTCCTTCTACACCGGCAGTATCAAGTGCACCGCGTACGATATGATAACGTACCCCAGGCAAGTCTTTTACACGGCCGCCACGGATAAGAACAACACTGTGTTCCTGCAAGTTATGACCGATACCGGGAATATATGCAGTTACCTCCATGTTATTAGACAAACGTACACGTGCATATTTACGAAGTGCAGAGTTTGGTTTCTTCGGAGTCAATGTACCTACACGAGTACATACACCACGCTTTTGTGGAGCATTTTCATCTGTCACTTTCTTTTTAAAGCTGTTATAGCCTCTGTTAAGTGCTGGTGAGTCAGATTTTTTTGTTCTTGACACGCGCCCTTTACGAACTAATTGATTAATAGTTGGCATTGTGTTTTCCTCCTCTCAAAAAGAAATTAGTAATCAAACAACAACCATATTGTAATACCACACATCCAGGTGGTTCATTTTTGCTGATAAAAAAATCTCTCACAAAAATCATTGCGAAAAATCATTCATCTTATACTCAGATTGCTTTTGTTATTATCGTTTGAAATAAACCGAAGTTCCGATTATGGATTGCTTCGAAAATTACTTTTGCAAGCATAATCAGAAGCACCTTGAATATAGTACCACCCTCTGTATAGTTTGTCAATATATTCATGGTATTTTTTTAGAGCATCTCCAAGTATAGCAGATCACATTGTATTCAGAAGGGGGAAGCCCCCTTCTGAATGACATGTTATTTATACATTTTGTGTGCTCTCTTCATCTGTCGTTTCTTCATCCGTTTCAGGTGCATCAAGCTCAGCTTCTAAAGTACGATATTGCGGCATTCCTGTACCAGCCGGAACAAGTTTACCAATAATAACATTCTCTTTCAAACCGAGTAATTCATCGCGTTTTCCTTTAATCGCAGCATCTGTCAAGACACGTGTTGTTTCTTGGAAGGATGCAGCTGATAAGAAGGAATCTGTTTCAAGCGATGCTTTCGTAATACCAAGTAGTACAGGGCGTCCTGTTGCAGGTTCCGCACCTTCTTTAAATACTTGATGGTTTGCATCTCTGAACTGGTGTAATTCAAGCAGAGAACCTGGTAATACTTCTGTATCTCCAGCGGAAACAACACGGATTTTACGAAGCATTTGTCGAACCATTACTTCGACGTGTTTATCTCCGATTTCTACCCCTTGCATACGATATACACGCTGTACTTCTTTAAGCAAGTAGCTTTCAACGCCTTCTACACCTTTGACACGGAGCAATTCTTTCGGATCAACGGAACCTTCTGTGAGTTCCTGTCCTGCTTCCACTTGATCTCCTTCTTGCACTTTCATACGTGCATTATAAGGAACTGCGTAACTGCGTTGTTCGACCTTGCCTTGGATAACAACTTCCTGTTTATCCTTCACTTCTTTCATTTCAAGAACCGTACCGGCAATCTCTGTAATCACAGCTTGCCCTTTCGGATTACGGGCTTCAAACAGTTCTTGGATACGTGGCAGACCTTGTGTAATGTCATCTCCGGCAACACCGCCTGTGTGGAAAGTACGCATCGTAAGCTGTGTACCAGGCTCACCAATGGATTGCGCGGCGATAATTCCTACTGCTTCTCCAACTTCCACATCAGAACCGGTCGCTAAGTTACGGCCATAACATTTCTGACATACACCATGCTTGGTGTTACAAGTAAAGGCAGAACGGATAATAACCTCTTCAATACCAGCTTCTACAATTGCTTTTGCCTGATCTTCGTGAATCAGCTCATTTTTCTCCACGATGACTTTGCCAGTTTCTGGGTGCTTCACGTTTTCGAATGCTGTTCTGCCGATTAAACGGTCTAACAGCGGTTCAATTACTTCTGAACCATCTTCCAGTGCTGTTACGCTTAAGCCACGGTCTGTACCGCAATCTTCTTCACGGATGATAACATCCTGCGCAACATCTACCAGACGACGAGTCAAGTAACCTGAGTCGGCTGTTTTCAGTGCTGTATCGGCAAGACCTTTACGTGCACCGTGTGTGGAAATAAAGTATTCCATTACAGTCAGGCCTTCACGGAAACTTGATTTGATCGGGATTTCAATGATTTTACCAGATGGGTCGGCCATCAATCCACGCATACCAGCAAGCTGGGTGAAGTTTGATGCGTTACCACGGGCACCGGAATCACTCATCATATAGATAGGGTTTCGGTTACTCAAGGATCCCATCAGACGGTCTTGGATCACATCTTTCGCTTCGGACCAGATAGCAATAACACGGTCATAACGCTCTTCTTCTGTAATCAGACCACGGCGGAATTGTTTGGATACTTTATCCACTTTTCCTTGGGCTTCATCTAGAATACCTTCTTTTTCAGCAAGCACAACGATATCTGAGATACCAACTGTCATACCGGCTTTTGTAGAATAACTGAATCCTAAATCTTTCATACGGTCCAGCATCTTCGAGGTTTCTGTGATTTTGAAACGTTTGAACACTTCGGCGATAATATCACCTAAGAAGCCTTTTTTGAATGGCTTAACCACTTCACGGCTTTTAATTTCTTCTTTAACGTCTGTACCAGCACCAACAAAATAGTTTCCTGGTGTTTTCTCTTCTAAATTCCCTTTTGTAGGTTCGTTCATATAAGGGAAAGAGTCTGGAAGAATTTCATTAAAGATTAGTTTGCCGATTGTTGTTAACAACAACTGGCTGTTTTGTTCTTCTGTAAATGTTTTATTATTTAAACTGGATGCCTGAACGGCCACACGTGTGTGCAGATGTACATATCCATTTTGATAAGCAATTAATGCTTCATTTGTATCTTTGAAATAAGAACCTTCTCCAACAGCACCTTCACGTTCCAGTGTAAGGTAGTAGTTTCCTAGTACCATATCCTGTGATGGTGTAACAACTGGTTTGCCATCTTTCGGGTTAAGAATGTTTTGTGCTGCCAGCATCAAGATTCTTGCTTCTGCCTGTGCTTCTGCTCCAAGTGGAACGTGTACAGCCATCTGGTCACCGTCAAAGTCAGCGTTGTATGCAGTACATACAAGCGGATGCAGACGGATAGCACGACCATCCACCAGCGTAGGTTCAAATGCTTGAATACCCAATCTGTGCAACGTTGGTGCACGGTTTAGAAGTACCGGGTGTTCTTTAATCACATCTTCAAGAACGTCCCATACATCCGGGTGTACTCTTTCAATTTTTCTTTTTGCTGATTTAATGTTGTGTGCCAGGCCTCTGGATACGAGTTCTTTCATAATAAACGGTTTGAATAGTTCCAGCGCCATTTCTCTCGGCAGACCGCACTGATACATTTTCAAATGAGGTCCAACAACGATAACGGAACGGCCGGAATAGTCGACACGTTTACCTAACAGGTTCTGACGGAAACGGCCTTGCTTCCCTTTCAGCATATGAGAAAGAGATTTTAATGGACGGTTACCTGGTCCTGTTACTGGGCGGCCACGACGTCCATTATCAATTAACGCATCCACTGCTTCTTGTAGCATCCGTTTCTCGTTTTGAACGATAATGCTTGGAGCGCCTAAATCGAGAAGCCTTTTTAAACGGTTATTACGGTTGATTACACGACGGTAAAGGTCATTTAAATCTGACGTAGCGAAACGTCCGCCGTCTAATTGAACCATTGGCCGAATTTCTGGAGGGATGACTGGAAGAACATCTAAAACCATCCAGTTTGATTCGTTTCCAGAATTACGGAATGCTTCCATTACTTCCAAGCGTTTGATTGCACGAGTACGACGTTGACCATGAGCTGTTTTCAACTCTTCACGAAGTGCATCTACTTCTTTTTCCAGGTCAAGATCCTGCAATAATTTACGGATAGCTTCTGCGCCCATTTGCGCTTTGAAGTTA
The nucleotide sequence above comes from Oceanobacillus timonensis. Encoded proteins:
- the tuf gene encoding elongation factor Tu; this encodes MAKEKFDRSKSHVNIGTIGHVDHGKTTLTAAITTVLAKRGDGTAMAYDQIDGAPEEKERGITIATSHVEYETETRHYAHVDCPGHADYVKNMITGAAQMDGAILVVSAADGPMPQTREHILLSRNVGVPSIVVFLNKTDMVDDEELLELVEMEVRDLLTEYDFPGDDIPVIKGSALKALEGEEEYEDRILELMAAVDEYVPTPDRDTDKPFMMPVEDVFSITGRGTVATGRVERGQVRVGDDVEIIGINEESAKTTVTGVEMFRKLLDYAEAGDNIGALLRGVSRDNINRGQVLAKPGSITPHTNFKAEVYVLSKDEGGRHTPFFSNYRPQFYFRTTDVTGVITLPEGTEMVMPGDNTEMEVELIAPIAIEDGTRFSIREGGRTVGSGVVTTINK
- the fusA gene encoding elongation factor G, giving the protein MAREFSLEKTRNIGIMAHIDAGKTTTTERILFYTGRIHKIGETHEGASQMDWMSQEQERGITITSAATTAAWNDHRINIIDTPGHVDFTVEVERSLRVLDGAVTVLDAQSGVEPQTETVWRQATTYGVPRIVFINKMDKVGADFLYSTNTLKERLGANAHPIQMPIGAEDEFSGIIDLITMEAHKYLDDLGQKSETVEIPAELKEQAEELRASLIEAVAETDEELMMKYLEGEEISNDELTSAIRQATLNVDFYPVLCGSAFKNKGVQLMLDAVIDYLPAPTDVPPIEGIVPGTDEEVTRPSTDEAPFSALAFKVMSDPYVGKLTFFRVYSGTLKSGSYVKNSVKDKRERIGRILQMHANSRQEISVAYAGEIAAAVGLKDTATGDTLCDEKDLVILESMEFPEPVISVAIEPETKADQDKMAIALAKLAEEDPTFRTETNVETGQTLISGMGELHLDIIVDRLKREFKVGAQVGAPQVSYRETFRASAEVEGKFVRQSGGRGQFGHVWVKFEPNEEGAGFEFQNKIVGGVVPREYVPAVQQGIEEAMENGVIAGYPLIDVKATLYDGSYHDVDSNEMAFKVAASMALKAAKNKCNPVLLEPMMRVEIVIPEEYMGDIMGDVTSRRGRVEGMEARGTAQVVKAFVPLAEMFGYATALRSNTQGRGVYTMHFDHYEETPKSITEEIIKKNAGQ
- the rpsG gene encoding 30S ribosomal protein S7, translated to MPRKGPVPKRDVLPDPLYNSKLVTRLINQIMIDGKRGKAQKILYNAFELVSERSGQNAMEVFEQAMKNVMPVLEVRARRVGGSNYQVPVEVRPERRQALGLRYIVNYSRLRGEKTMEERLANEILDASNNTGAAVKRREDMHKMAEANKAFAHYRW
- the rpsL gene encoding 30S ribosomal protein S12, producing the protein MPTINQLVRKGRVSRTKKSDSPALNRGYNSFKKKVTDENAPQKRGVCTRVGTLTPKKPNSALRKYARVRLSNNMEVTAYIPGIGHNLQEHSVVLIRGGRVKDLPGVRYHIVRGALDTAGVEGRRQGRSKYGTKKPKQKK
- the rpoC gene encoding DNA-directed RNA polymerase subunit beta' encodes the protein MLDVNNFEYMKIGLASSEKIRSWSYGEVKKPETINYRTLKPEKDGLFCERIFGPTKDWECHCGKYKRVRYKGVVCDRCGVEVTKAKVRRERMGHIELAAPVSHIWYFKGIPSRMGLVLDMSPRALEEVIYFAAYIVTDPGSTPLEKKQLLSEKEYRSYYDKYGNNFKAQMGAEAIRKLLQDLDLEKEVDALREELKTAHGQRRTRAIKRLEVMEAFRNSGNESNWMVLDVLPVIPPEIRPMVQLDGGRFATSDLNDLYRRVINRNNRLKRLLDLGAPSIIVQNEKRMLQEAVDALIDNGRRGRPVTGPGNRPLKSLSHMLKGKQGRFRQNLLGKRVDYSGRSVIVVGPHLKMYQCGLPREMALELFKPFIMKELVSRGLAHNIKSAKRKIERVHPDVWDVLEDVIKEHPVLLNRAPTLHRLGIQAFEPTLVDGRAIRLHPLVCTAYNADFDGDQMAVHVPLGAEAQAEARILMLAAQNILNPKDGKPVVTPSQDMVLGNYYLTLEREGAVGEGSYFKDTNEALIAYQNGYVHLHTRVAVQASSLNNKTFTEEQNSQLLLTTIGKLIFNEILPDSFPYMNEPTKGNLEEKTPGNYFVGAGTDVKEEIKSREVVKPFKKGFLGDIIAEVFKRFKITETSKMLDRMKDLGFSYSTKAGMTVGISDIVVLAEKEGILDEAQGKVDKVSKQFRRGLITEEERYDRVIAIWSEAKDVIQDRLMGSLSNRNPIYMMSDSGARGNASNFTQLAGMRGLMADPSGKIIEIPIKSSFREGLTVMEYFISTHGARKGLADTALKTADSGYLTRRLVDVAQDVIIREEDCGTDRGLSVTALEDGSEVIEPLLDRLIGRTAFENVKHPETGKVIVEKNELIHEDQAKAIVEAGIEEVIIRSAFTCNTKHGVCQKCYGRNLATGSDVEVGEAVGIIAAQSIGEPGTQLTMRTFHTGGVAGDDITQGLPRIQELFEARNPKGQAVITEIAGTVLEMKEVKDKQEVVIQGKVEQRSYAVPYNARMKVQEGDQVEAGQELTEGSVDPKELLRVKGVEGVESYLLKEVQRVYRMQGVEIGDKHVEVMVRQMLRKIRVVSAGDTEVLPGSLLELHQFRDANHQVFKEGAEPATGRPVLLGITKASLETDSFLSAASFQETTRVLTDAAIKGKRDELLGLKENVIIGKLVPAGTGMPQYRTLEAELDAPETDEETTDEESTQNV